In Fusarium verticillioides 7600 chromosome 6, whole genome shotgun sequence, the sequence AAATAATATTCTTCTGTGGTATCCTGTCCTGTCTCTGTGCCGGCCAGAAGCTGTGGAGGCGTGCGTGGAGCTTTGATGCAGAACGATACAAGGGTCCTAGCCGCTGAGACGGTAGTTGAAAGAACTGCCGTTCAAAATATAAGTATGTACGTGCAAGAGGAAAAATAAATACAACGCCCAAGACCTACATACAAGGTTGGAGAGCCAGAGTCTGATTGTGAAGCGAAAGTTACTATGTTGTCTGGCCAGATAAGCTACTCACTCACCACTAACCTGTTGAGCTAGTTGGGAGATCAATATAATAAGATCCCGTCAAAATCCCTATCACCTCGCCGCTGTTTGGTCTCGCTTATTCCCGTGGCGGGTTAGCCGTGACTGGGAGCTTTACGTAGTAGGGCGCAGATATACCTGGGAGTCACCACAGATCCGATTCCGCAATTGTgattgttgacgagaagtaggtaaggtagagaGAACAGCACAGAGATAATGTGTTCGAATCAAAGAGGGGCAATATCCTTGTTGGGGTTGTAAGagccaagattgagatggtCACGCTTGTGTGATCAAACGCACTCTACCTCGTAGATAATCTCTGTGCAACATTCACCTCTGGGATTAGATGCTTGGTACAAATCAGTACGTTCTGGCTTTTTATACcgcttgttgaggttgtcTCTCAAAGAATTTGCCCGATATCGTGGTTAGGGACATTGTGTGCAAGGGTTTAAATAGTCGAGACCACCGGTCTCGGATCAAGTAAGTACAGTAATCTTGTCAGAACCAATTGATCCGTCCCCCAAATGTCTTGCTTGTATAGTGATACCATGCATCGTTTGTTAGCCCTATCACGATTACTCCCAGTAAGCTACGGAGTAAGCTTGTGTGAGAAGACAGCTAAATAATACAACATTGTCAGTTAAGGTGCACACCTTAAATACACAGCTTCTCATTGGTCAGCCATGGATGTTTTTGACTCAAGCTCTCGGTGAACATTATTACCTCCGTACAGCGCTCATACATACttgtacctaggtaggtactcaCCGAGAGCAGTGACCATTACGGCGCTACGTTTTGCCGACAGCCGCCTAACGTCGCCTGCATCTGTAAATTCTCTACTATCACGGCGACTGACGTACAGCAAGATTTAAGCCATCTGATCCACGTCAATCGAAATGGCAAAGAAGGGTAGGCACAGACTCTCAAGATGACCCGAATCAATCAGGCTGTTGCTGACTCTCTTCTTTAACAGCCAAGGCTCGCCTGGTGCATGCGCGCCTCGTCTCCATGGCCATGACTGGCTTCTTCTATACCTTCAAGCGTCCCAGAACCGCACccatgatgagcatgttAAAATACGATCCCATCGGTACGGCCTGACAATACTAAAAGTACCTGGAACCATCAGCTAATCCTGACAATGGCAGTGCGTAAGAAGGTGTTGTTCCTTGAAACCAAAAAGAGGAAGTGAAAGCCGCCCACCCACGCTCCATCATACCTTGTTCGATACAAGAACCCAACATCCGAGTTTCTTGCTTGAGCTAGAATTGGCTCTTTGACTGCAAGCCACCACGTACGCGCCATGTAACACTACACTAGAGAGCATCGCTGGAGTTTTGGGCATCAGGATCCTGCCTCTTCGAAATGCGACTATACATGTACAACATAGATCACAATATTGCCCTTACAATATGGCTGCATTCGCATGCCACTGAATTTAACGACCAGAATATCATGTTACTGTGCCTGCCTTGTGCGTGAGCtctgcctacctaggtatttGGATACAAATGATATGGTGcaaatcatcatcccatCCACCATTCACGAAttatcttcttcaaaccacCAAATGCCCACCATGATTGTTCCACAAAGTTAAATTCTAGTTACCTATGCTCCCCGGAAATTTGAAGGTCTAGTAATTGGAGAAACCTCGAATTCCCTCCGACACACAATATCATTGTATCATGGCGATTACCTGCGGTCTTTTCGTTTGTAAGCATATTAGTTCGATTGCTTCGAGTACGTCTTTCGGATCACATGGCGTGTTCGAAGCAACAAAGGCCTGTCTGAACTCTTAGGTTGCGAGTCGGCTGGTGCTTCCTCCGACTTGACTCGTTTGTTAGGAGATGCGATATGGTCTTCCTTGTCCACAAAAGAGATACTGTGCTTTTTCCCGATTCCACCGTCATCCTTGCCAGTTGGCAGAATTTCTTTGGCAAAATCTTCCATAGTAGGGAAGTCCCAGTTAGGGCGTGCAGACTTTGGCTGGATCAAACCCGACCGAATCTGTTCAACCACCTCAGGGTTGCTACAGCCTGTAGCCGAATTGACTTTAGCTACCACAGGCCTGTTGTACTGACTGTGATTTGCAGGTGGTCTGATAGTATCGGTTTCCTGCGTCGAGGCAGTCGAAAGTCGTAGGATAGATCGGGGGGCAGAGCCTTCTCGGCGCCTCGTTTGCTCCTGTATTACCGAGGGCGCCGgtgctggtgaagatgcTTCCAATGCCGGACTGGCTACGACGACTTTACGACGATATCTTTCTTCCTGGTAATGTAAATCAAGAGTAGTGAGGCCACTCAGGCTGGTCGATCCCTCCCTGTCAGTACTCTTCTCTTGACCACACGACTTAGGCTCTTCAGGAGCGCGCTCATTAAAGTAAGAGGACTGAGTTCCTGTCTCGCCCCCTCGTGGTGCATGCGAGCCGACAGGTTGCGGTACAACGCCCAGTTTCTCATTAACCCAGTGGCGCTCCTTGCTCAGGTAAAAGGCGGTAGACTGCATTACCTGATTAAGATCAACCATCTTGTTGAACGTGGTGTTAAGATTTTCCACCCTGGGAACCTGCTCGGTCATTCCTTCTAGCTGGTTCTTCAAAGCATCAATTGCTTTGAGATCCTGTATCTGTCTCTGGAATAGTTCTGCATTTACACCGGAGCCACACTCCAAAGCAGCAAGCTGTTTTTGTAGATCGTGGGTTTTCTTGCGTTCTTCAGCCAACGTCTCGCGCAACAACTGAGATTCTGGACCACTCGATGACATCCCTTCGAGTTGAATTTTgacttgttgaagatgagcctCTACCGCTGCCTGCATAGTTTCAGACTTGGAGATCTCTTTCTCTGAGGCAACCctttcctcctcaagctttgtCGTGAGCGTAGTTTTGATATCACAAATAGTTGCTTGCAAGTATTCTTTGGCCTGCTCGTCGCTCTCAAGCATGGAAGTTTTCATGAGATCGAGCTTCTTAGACCATTCTTGAGAGATCTGGTGCAGAGTTTTCTCCAGATCCCCGATCTTTGATTCacgatcttgaagctgtttggCTAACCTGTCGTCAATATGAGTCTGGAACCCTTCTTGCCAAACCGAATGGCCAGTAGCAAGTCTGGCTAAACTTTTATTTGTTTCGTCGCAGGTATTCTGGGTGGCGAGAGTTTTGGCAGAAATGTCCCCCAGATGCTCAACGAGAGCCTGGTGTGTTTGCTTATGCCACTGCTGACCTTTTGATTGAGTCTCCTGTTGATCGGCGATGTTGTTATGCAGCTTCTCAAAGTGCTCCTGGACGATATCCTGAAGAGACCCGGCTGACTGTTTTGCATCATTTTGAGACGAGATTATCTTCTGTATCTCAGACATCAAACTGGAAGGTTGATTAGAGCGCGAGGAAAATGAAGCGAGAGATAAGAATCACATACCGGGAGATAATGTTCGTTTCTAACTTAtccgccatcatcttgacttcttcattcGTCGTTAGGCCATCACTGCGCAACTCCAAATGACCGTTCATCAGGTCGAGTCTACACATTAGTTAGCAAGATTCTTTCGGGAGACATGTTGACTTACTTCTCCAAAAGGGTGTTTGTTAACCTTTCCTGTTTCTTACTCCACTCATTGTACTTCTCGTTACTTTCTCTTAGTGAGGACATATCAGAACGAAACGTTTTCACCTCATCCAGTAAGTTTGATTCAGTTTTCAGACGGTTCTGGAGTTCAATGGCTCCTTTCCTTTCTCGATTTATTTCCTTCTCCTGATTTTCGAGCCTCAGTTGCAGCTCGGAAATTGTGTGGGTTTCTAAGCCATACAGTCAGTCTCTGGTTGTGATACAACGTAATCGGTGATCTTACGCTTCTGTGCTTCTTGCTCAGACTCGGAACGATATTTTTCAATGCACGATTTGAGTTCTTCG encodes:
- a CDS encoding 50S ribosomal protein L33 → MAKKAKARLVHARLVSMAMTGFFYTFKRPRTAPMMSMLKYDPIVRKKVLFLETKKRK